The Rhodopseudomonas palustris genome window below encodes:
- a CDS encoding bifunctional folylpolyglutamate synthase/dihydrofolate synthase, translated as MFDLPKYGEGICLARLAAVLDRLGVDRVSLQRKAIAICGSNGKGSTAAFTASIGRAHGLRTGLFTSPHLYRFNERFRIDGVPIPHEALTPLLTRVTAVVADVSAQRGEQFGAFEAQFALACLYFQQENCDLVVCEAGIGGRYDPTRLLGARVSCVTSVDLEHTALLGHSLELIAADKSDACAAGGTIVYGENCRPLRDQLAEYNRSRRVDALYVRDEIGIEAETIADARQRFDLRIGRAGYAALETSLLGAFQLNNAAIAATLFALWLERSAGTHDPARVEAAIRDGLRETRWPGRLETIGTAPLTVIDVGHTPDGIRQALAGLHAAHGDNGWILVLGVSRDKAAAEIVDALAPAFDSIVCSSAHHKGAPAELIAEAARAANSRAEIYTAATVADAVREARALAERMNARIYVAGGLFLAIEFATILRGGRAEDLRFF; from the coding sequence ATGTTCGACCTGCCCAAATACGGCGAAGGGATCTGTCTGGCGCGGCTCGCCGCGGTGCTCGACCGGCTCGGCGTCGATCGCGTATCGCTGCAACGGAAAGCCATCGCGATCTGTGGCTCCAACGGCAAGGGCTCGACCGCGGCGTTCACCGCGAGCATCGGCCGCGCCCATGGCCTGCGCACCGGGCTGTTCACCTCGCCGCATCTCTATCGTTTCAACGAGCGCTTCCGGATCGACGGCGTGCCGATCCCTCACGAGGCGCTGACGCCGCTGCTGACACGCGTGACGGCGGTGGTCGCCGATGTTTCGGCGCAGCGCGGCGAACAATTCGGCGCGTTCGAGGCGCAGTTCGCGCTGGCCTGTTTGTACTTCCAGCAGGAGAATTGCGACCTCGTGGTGTGCGAGGCCGGGATCGGCGGCCGCTACGATCCGACCCGGCTGCTCGGCGCGCGCGTGAGCTGCGTCACCTCGGTCGATCTCGAACACACCGCGCTGCTCGGCCATTCGCTCGAACTGATCGCCGCCGACAAGAGCGACGCCTGCGCGGCCGGCGGCACCATCGTCTATGGCGAGAACTGCCGGCCGTTGCGGGATCAGCTCGCCGAATACAATCGCAGCCGGCGTGTCGATGCGCTCTATGTCCGCGACGAGATCGGCATCGAAGCCGAGACCATCGCCGATGCGCGACAGCGCTTCGATCTGCGGATCGGCCGGGCCGGCTACGCCGCGCTGGAGACGTCGCTGCTCGGCGCGTTCCAGCTCAACAACGCCGCGATCGCCGCGACGCTGTTCGCGCTGTGGCTGGAGCGGAGCGCAGGCACCCACGATCCCGCGCGCGTCGAGGCCGCGATCCGCGACGGCTTGCGCGAGACGCGCTGGCCGGGGCGGCTGGAGACGATCGGCACGGCGCCGCTGACGGTGATCGATGTCGGCCACACCCCGGACGGCATCCGCCAGGCGCTGGCCGGGCTCCACGCCGCGCATGGCGACAACGGCTGGATTCTGGTGCTCGGCGTGTCGCGCGACAAGGCCGCAGCCGAGATCGTCGACGCGCTGGCGCCGGCGTTCGACAGCATCGTCTGCAGCTCGGCGCATCACAAGGGCGCGCCCGCCGAACTGATCGCAGAGGCCGCGCGCGCGGCCAATTCGCGCGCGGAGATCTACACGGCGGCGACCGTCGCCGACGCGGTGCGCGAGGCACGCGCGCTGGCCGAGCGGATGAACGCGCGGATCTACGTCGCCGGCGGGCTGTTTCTCGCGATCGAATTCGCCACGATCCTGCGCGGCGGCCGCGCCGAGGATCTGCGGTTTTTCTGA
- a CDS encoding NADP-dependent oxidoreductase: MTAVNRQVLLIEKPKEKLGPEHFRMAEAAVPEPKDGEALVRVRYISLDAANRAWMQGATYRAAVETDSVMPGGGIAEVVSSKAEGLSPGDIVFGDTGWQDYAALPAKHLTKLPKVEPLTHLLSVYGIAGLTAYFGLLDIGRPKAGETVVVSAAAGSVGSIVGQIAKIKGCRVVGIAGGKAKCDWLVNELGFDAAVDYKDGALFKALRAAAPNGIDVYFDNVGGDILEACLAQMNLKGRIACCGAVSQYDRTPSATGPRGIPGLIVVKRLIMQGFIVMDYMDQRDEAVAKLQAWVESGKLKVQEDVIDGLENTPAALIGLLAGENRGKRMVRV, encoded by the coding sequence ATGACCGCCGTCAACCGCCAGGTGCTGCTGATCGAGAAGCCGAAGGAGAAGCTCGGGCCGGAGCATTTCCGCATGGCGGAAGCGGCGGTGCCGGAGCCGAAGGACGGCGAGGCGCTGGTCCGCGTGCGCTACATTTCGCTCGACGCCGCCAACCGCGCCTGGATGCAGGGCGCGACCTATCGGGCCGCGGTCGAGACCGACAGCGTGATGCCCGGCGGCGGCATCGCCGAGGTTGTGAGCTCGAAAGCCGAGGGATTGTCGCCCGGCGACATCGTGTTCGGCGACACCGGCTGGCAGGACTACGCGGCGCTGCCGGCCAAGCATCTCACCAAGCTGCCGAAGGTCGAGCCGCTGACGCATCTCTTGAGCGTCTACGGCATCGCCGGCCTCACCGCTTATTTCGGCCTGCTCGACATCGGCCGGCCGAAAGCCGGCGAGACCGTGGTGGTGTCGGCCGCGGCAGGCTCGGTCGGCTCGATCGTCGGGCAGATTGCCAAGATCAAGGGCTGCCGCGTCGTCGGCATCGCCGGCGGCAAGGCCAAGTGCGACTGGCTGGTCAACGAGCTCGGCTTCGACGCCGCGGTCGACTACAAGGACGGCGCGCTGTTCAAGGCGCTGCGCGCCGCGGCGCCGAACGGCATCGACGTGTATTTCGACAATGTCGGCGGCGACATTCTCGAGGCCTGCCTGGCGCAGATGAATCTCAAGGGCCGCATCGCCTGCTGCGGCGCGGTCTCGCAATACGACCGCACCCCGTCGGCCACCGGCCCGCGCGGCATCCCCGGCCTGATCGTGGTGAAGCGGCTGATCATGCAGGGCTTCATCGTGATGGACTACATGGACCAGCGCGACGAGGCGGTCGCCAAGCTGCAAGCCTGGGTCGAAAGCGGCAAGCTGAAAGTGCAGGAAGACGTCATCGACGGTCTGGAGAACACCCCGGCCGCGCTGATCGGCCTGCTGGCGGGGGAGAACAGGGGGAAGCGGATGGTGAGGGTGTGA
- a CDS encoding YidB family protein, producing MGLMDILNGMQNGPRGAADPNDKSGGMSKFTMAILALLAYKAYKHVTTPDAQAPAGQGRTTSVPSSRPPLPRDTVNAGMPGGGSGGGLSDLLKGGLGGLLAGGAAGSILSGGLGDLMKQFQTSGLGDAAESWVGRGENKPIGPNDLANALGADQLDMLTQQTGMSRDELLDGLSRQLPQFVDQLTPDGRLPTEDEASRWV from the coding sequence ATGGGTTTGATGGATATCCTCAATGGTATGCAGAACGGCCCGCGCGGCGCCGCCGATCCCAACGACAAGAGCGGCGGGATGTCCAAGTTCACCATGGCGATCCTCGCGCTGCTTGCCTACAAGGCCTACAAGCATGTGACGACGCCGGATGCGCAGGCGCCGGCCGGCCAGGGCCGCACGACCTCTGTGCCGTCGTCCCGCCCGCCCTTGCCGCGCGACACCGTCAATGCCGGGATGCCCGGTGGCGGATCTGGCGGCGGGCTGAGTGACCTGCTCAAGGGCGGACTCGGCGGCCTGCTCGCCGGCGGCGCGGCGGGCAGCATCCTGTCCGGCGGGCTCGGCGACCTGATGAAACAGTTTCAGACCAGCGGGCTCGGCGACGCCGCCGAATCGTGGGTCGGCCGCGGCGAGAACAAGCCAATCGGCCCGAACGATCTCGCCAACGCGCTCGGCGCCGACCAGCTCGACATGCTGACGCAGCAGACCGGGATGTCGCGTGACGAACTGCTCGACGGCCTCAGCCGGCAATTGCCGCAATTCGTCGATCAGCTCACGCCGGACGGACGGCTGCCGACCGAGGACGAAGCCTCGCGCTGGGTCTGA
- a CDS encoding GlsB/YeaQ/YmgE family stress response membrane protein → MTGILWIILVGFVAGIIARFLSPGPNNPQGFLLTTVLGIAGAFLATAIGQMIGHYGPNQGAGFITATIGAVLVLFIWNRLVARRVISDPGNRYLDR, encoded by the coding sequence ATGACTGGTATCCTCTGGATCATCCTGGTCGGCTTCGTCGCCGGCATTATCGCGCGGTTTCTCTCGCCGGGACCGAACAATCCGCAGGGCTTCCTGCTGACCACGGTGCTGGGCATCGCCGGCGCGTTTCTGGCCACCGCGATCGGCCAGATGATCGGGCATTACGGGCCCAACCAGGGCGCCGGCTTCATCACCGCCACGATCGGCGCGGTGCTGGTGCTGTTCATCTGGAACCGGCTGGTGGCGCGGCGGGTGATCTCCGATCCCGGCAACCGCTACCTCGATCGCTGA
- a CDS encoding SDR family oxidoreductase → MATNGLNVIVTGSASGLGAATAKILARDGARLVINYSSSQADAETTAEECRKLGAAEVVVVQGDVSKDDDCKRIVEAAAPWGGLDALINNAGITKHVSHHLLDQLSAEDFQRLYAVNTIGPYQMVRAARSLLSAGAKAAGRASAVVNVSSVAGVSGIGSSIAYAASKGALNTMTLSLSRALAPNIRVNAICPGYIDTPWFTKGRGAEEAKQVRDMVVAKVPLKIASSPEDIAELVCFLATPKSSSMTGELVRMDAGMHLG, encoded by the coding sequence ATGGCGACGAACGGACTGAATGTGATCGTGACGGGATCGGCCTCCGGCCTCGGCGCCGCCACCGCGAAGATCCTGGCGCGCGACGGCGCCCGACTCGTGATCAACTATTCGTCCAGCCAGGCCGACGCCGAGACCACCGCGGAGGAGTGCCGCAAGCTCGGCGCCGCCGAGGTCGTGGTGGTGCAGGGCGACGTGTCGAAGGACGACGACTGCAAGCGCATCGTCGAAGCCGCCGCGCCTTGGGGCGGGCTCGACGCGCTGATCAACAATGCCGGCATCACCAAGCACGTCTCGCATCATCTGCTCGATCAGTTGTCGGCGGAGGATTTCCAGCGGCTCTACGCGGTCAACACCATCGGCCCGTATCAGATGGTCCGCGCCGCGCGGTCGCTGCTGTCGGCCGGCGCCAAGGCGGCGGGCCGCGCCTCGGCGGTGGTCAACGTGTCGTCGGTCGCCGGCGTCAGCGGCATCGGCTCGTCGATCGCCTATGCGGCCAGCAAGGGCGCGCTCAACACCATGACGCTGTCGCTGTCGCGCGCGCTGGCGCCGAACATCCGCGTCAACGCGATCTGCCCGGGCTATATCGACACGCCGTGGTTCACCAAGGGCCGCGGCGCCGAAGAGGCCAAGCAGGTCCGCGACATGGTGGTGGCGAAGGTGCCGCTGAAGATCGCCTCGAGCCCGGAGGATATCGCCGAGCTGGTGTGCTTCCTGGCGACGCCGAAATCCAGCAGCATGACCGGCGAGCTGGTGCGGATGGATGCCGGCATGCATCTCGGCTGA
- a CDS encoding acyl-CoA dehydrogenase family protein encodes MTETDNIVVETAEKIFADLADAQSINSDKQGSWKAPLWQALSESGLPLSWVPEDCDGSGASLAEGFAVLNAAGRAGLAAPLAETMLAGWLLAQAKIASPEGAMTIAPVHPKDRITLGVDGTLTGRARGVPFAQDAQFIAVLAHSKEIVVVALVEAAACRIEHGIGLGGDPSDTVTFDGVTPLTFAVAPQGFDQTALLLMGAVARSLQIAGALETLLEISVGYANERVAFEKKIAKFQAVQHNLAKLAGETSAALAAATSAADTLANATSFDDAVMLEAAAAKIRCAEAAERGAAIAHQVHGAIGFTAEHILHRYSLRALGWRDDFGNESHWAVALGRMVAARGADDLWPLVASR; translated from the coding sequence GTGACGGAGACCGACAATATCGTCGTCGAGACCGCGGAGAAGATCTTCGCCGACCTCGCCGATGCGCAGAGCATCAATTCCGACAAGCAGGGTTCTTGGAAAGCGCCGCTGTGGCAGGCGCTGAGCGAGTCCGGATTGCCGCTGTCGTGGGTGCCGGAAGATTGCGACGGCTCCGGCGCCAGCCTCGCCGAAGGCTTCGCGGTGCTGAACGCCGCCGGCCGCGCCGGGCTCGCGGCGCCGCTGGCCGAGACGATGCTCGCCGGCTGGTTGCTGGCGCAGGCCAAGATCGCGTCGCCGGAAGGCGCGATGACGATCGCGCCGGTGCATCCGAAGGATCGCATCACGCTCGGCGTCGACGGCACGTTGACCGGCCGCGCGCGCGGCGTGCCGTTCGCGCAGGACGCGCAGTTCATCGCGGTGCTGGCGCACAGCAAGGAGATCGTCGTCGTCGCGCTGGTCGAGGCGGCCGCGTGCCGGATCGAGCATGGAATCGGGCTCGGCGGCGATCCGTCGGATACGGTGACGTTCGACGGGGTGACGCCGCTGACCTTCGCGGTCGCGCCGCAAGGCTTCGATCAGACCGCGCTGTTGCTGATGGGCGCGGTGGCGCGCAGCCTGCAGATCGCGGGCGCGCTGGAGACGCTGCTGGAGATCAGCGTCGGCTACGCCAACGAGCGCGTCGCCTTCGAAAAGAAGATCGCGAAATTCCAGGCGGTGCAGCACAATCTGGCGAAGCTCGCCGGCGAAACCTCCGCCGCGCTGGCGGCCGCGACCTCGGCGGCCGACACGCTGGCGAATGCGACATCGTTCGACGACGCCGTGATGCTCGAAGCGGCCGCCGCCAAGATCCGTTGCGCCGAGGCCGCCGAAAGAGGCGCGGCGATCGCCCATCAGGTGCATGGCGCGATCGGCTTCACCGCCGAACACATCCTGCATCGCTATTCGCTGCGCGCGCTCGGCTGGCGCGACGATTTCGGCAATGAGAGCCATTGGGCGGTCGCGCTCGGCCGCATGGTGGCGGCGCGCGGCGCCGACGATCTGTGGCCGCTGGTCGCCTCGCGCTGA